The genome window CAAATAAGACTTGTTCAGTTGTACtgaaagacactccaaggagttggttgttcattttaatttatagtTGCACAACTTGCACCTAGCTGATAACGTCACAAACATCCTCCACAGATACAATCTCTtgcccaaatatggtcacttcctattaaaaaagacaagatgTTGGGCAGAAGGCCAAACTTAAGAATTCAAAACCgtagtccacaaaccactgggtgatgtcacagagaCACCactgtacagtatgtgctgTTGAGCATTGTATTCAGCTGTTTTTACCcactaacattattttttttaatgtagattTACTTTAACCATAATATGACAAGTTTAAGGTGCTTCAAGGTATAAAAATTACTATTCTTTTGTAAACATAAGGCAAAATGTTTCcacaaagacatttatttaatattgactATGATCTTgatacagtttttaaaaaagggtaTTTGaacaggccaaaaaaatatttcatgtcaCAATTCATTCTGTCTAATACTCAGTGATTGTACTACTAAATGTGTTGATAGATTTTCCTGATGATTTTATACTATTGAATTTTAACAACCTTGTGTATCCGTTAACAGGATGGTGGAGGCCATTGTCATTTTGATGAACCCAAATTCTACTCCAGCactgctttttcttttgtcacGGTTGTGGATGTCCCCGACCTCGACCCAATCTTTGTTGGTCTTCCCTACGTAGGAAGAGTTCAGGAGATGTCTCCACTGGTGAGTGctaatgcattttaatttggAGTACTGCATGGGTAAATGTGCCAATAGGCCTGATGTTAAATTTCAAATTGAGAGCCCAGGCTTTAACGTGAATTTTTGTGTGATAAAGCTGCTGGAAACCCATGGTGTCAAATAACTTTGAGTTGTGTGAAAATGCTGCTTGTGGTtcggaaaatatatatatttttttccttgtctAGGGCACGTCTGTGTTTACAGTGACAGCCATAGACCAGGACACAGATATCAATGATGAAATTATCTTCAGCATTAAAAGTGAGCCTCATTAACTTTAAGAACAATTTGCTGTTTGCACAGAATGAGTAACTAAAAGATGATTTGGTTTTTTCTATATTGCTTCACAGATTCTTCAGCAGAGGGCCTGTTTGAAATCTCACCAGCTGAAGGCATCATAACTGTATCGTCAAATATTGACAGAGAAGCTATTGGTAACGTTGTTGACCTGACTGTAAaggtacagttttttttctttcttcagtaATAGCCTACACCAGTTTCCTCCTCTGcatgtgcttttactttgcaCCTGTATCTGTCTATACATtaacaaacacacttttattccatttttttccatcgctttgattttatttttcacactcATTACCATTATTTTAAGGAAGTTCCAGAGTTCGAGGAATAGCCTATAGGAGGTGGAGAGACCATAAGATCGACTGTTGGGCTCATTTTCTGCAGCTGGTGTAGCATTAAAAACATGGCTTAATTAacaactagctagctaactagccagcttCTCTGGTTACAGAAAACAAGAGGAAGGGAACCAGAGTAACCAAAATAagctctccattgactttgtattaaaTGAAGGAGCCTCCTTGACAATTTGgtctgttagcaaacaacaaaacatttcttaaaGCTGATCTGTGCTTATGCACTACCAACAATGAACCTATAGGCCTAACCGAGTTTTAAAAATCGGACAAACCAAAAAACCGAACTTTTAAAAGGACAATGGATACAGCTGTTTACAGAAGTGAGACATTACAATGGGGAAAACGATGTGATCCTAAACCTCagtatatttaacattaacttACGTATGCAGTACATATTGTCACAATTATCCAAAGTTAGTTTCAGGCCAACAACATTTCTGTAAGATAAGATTAAGCATTTTTACACTATGTAAATCTTGTTGTAGTACAATGTGAATACAGAAAACTTTGCAGTGTCTAAGtgccttagcttgctaacatatagccgcattagcttgctaacagccaactagtcctttctggtagacataaagtgctaaaataatcatatGATATGCTTAAATCTAATAGTTTTAGCTAGCATTGTGTTAGGGTTTCATGGTAGCAGTTAACTAATGTTAGCCTTGTGTTAACACGATACTGCATCTTTCTGATTTATTTCCATATTCCGCCACAACACAAGTACATCTTGTCAAAATTCCTCAGGTAAACTTGTAGTTGAAATGTAGTTAGCCTGGATATATGGATTGGACATATGACTTAGTGAATAAATGCACTGCACACGTAACATTAGACATACTGAGTGTTAATATCCCACAGTTTCCCCCccatatattaaatatgttaaaaaaacaactttgccaTTCTTTTCATAGCTTTCCAAGCCCATATAGATCCATACGGCACAGAGAACAGCTGTGTTTTGCATCAAAATGAAGCTGAAAAGTAGACCCATTTTAGGAGTGTCCTGTAACCTCGAAGAACACATTCAAGAGACAGGAGGTACAGTCATCAGATGTCGGCTTCTCTAATGAAAAAAAGGTGGAGCACAAGGTCGAATGGAAGTGTCTTGGCAAGGCACCAAGGGAGTGATGCTCAGCATGGGGGCAGCATCTTGAAAAGGCTTCATTGCTTCATCGCCCCTCCTGTGACTCCTCGAATGAAAGAGAAGGAGGCGAGGGAGCAAGAAAGGGGGGTTGTGAGGGAGAATTATGAGAAAAAGGTTAGACACACCTGTAAAGGGACACAGGCACAGGAAATTGGATGAGAACTACACAGATCCTTGCTCCTGAACATAACTTAATTTATGTCAGAACCAGTGAACACCAAAGTAAAGAAAGAAGCCTACTGCAGACTATGAAATATACATTTGAAGCCTTGAGaatcatatttaatttaaaaaatgtattgtggcaaatgttattttttttaggctACTGAGTCCAAACTAAATATCCATGGGATCTATGCCAGTGCCGAAGCAAATGTGCAGATCGAGATCGTCGACATCAATGACAACCCACCAGAGTTTTACAAGTGTGGAGATGAGGAAGACGAGCTCTCCTGTGTGAGGGAGAGCCACTTCACAGCAGAGGTTCTTGAACACTCGTTGGGCTCTGTTTTCATCAACATGACAGTCAGAGATCTGGATAGGGTAAGAATAAAGGACGATGTTTTTCCTGTATAGTAAGTAACAACGTCTTGACATTCAAGGTCCTCTGGGTTGCCCCGGTTtgcttaaaaacaaacagaattcaCTGTGATCAAGCATAAATCATTTTTCTTGGTTTTTCACAGTTTTCCAAAACTAAACTAACCCTGGAAGGGGCTGACAAGGACGTGTTTTCTGTGGAACCTCCATTTACCACGTCAGACAGCATCGTTCAGCTTATGGTCAAGCAGCCCCAGGAACTGGATTTTGAAATAACAAACCAAATGGTTCTACAagtaagataaaaaaacaaaacaaatagctTATGCGTCTGTGATGATAATATTCATAACATATTTCATCTTATGGTTTTCAGTTTTGTAATTCTTAAAGCACTGACCTATGCTTGTGTTATGGTGTAGGTCATTGCTGTGGATGAAGAAGATACCACGCTCCGCTCCACTGCTACGGTTACAATCAACATCAAGGACGACAATGACAACAGCCCTGTGTTTGCACAGGACACGTATAAGTTGACGGTGCCTGAGCACTCTCCTGTTGGGACAATATTGGATAATATTACTGTAAGTCCTTTACCATCTAGATTCCTACATATACAGTTTGAGTTCACATCTCAGAAGCAATTGAATATCACTTAAAGGAGcaaactttcttttttcccaGGCAGAGGATCCTGACACGATGGATGAAGGCAACATCACCTACAAGCTTCTTCCAGACAGCATGTATGCCAAACAAGTTACTCTATTTTCTTGTATGCAGAAGCTGTGCTTCGTTTACTGTTATGATAACTGATACAACACCACTGAAAAGTCTGTATCTCTGTTTCAGACGTCTGTATTTTGACGTGGAGAAGTATACGGGTTCAGTTTACGTGAAAAATGAAACTCTGTTGGATCGTGAGGTCAGAGCTCTGTATTCAGCAACTCTGGAAGCCAGAGACACAGACAACAAGCCTGGCAACACAGTACTGGAGATCACCCTGACTGACATCAACGACCAGCCTCCAGTCATTAACCGAGAATCTTACCAAGAGTTTGTGAAAGAGGGTGAAGAACTTAAACTTAAGATACAGGTGGGAAAACTATAAATGACATATGACTTTCAAACAGTTAACCTGGCTTATATAGTGTGCCACAGTTATTAAAAGGCTaggtttacatgatgacggtctgaaatgaagacgcaaaagtggcgttgcgtcttcactttttattccgcgtttagccaagcattttcgggaggaaatctgcgtgcatatggtgacgctaaagtgtgtagaatttgattgtatgcatgccaggcggcatcacttgaAGCGATAaaagcatctttgggcatgcagaagttttcacgccacacatttttatcagctactccttccacaaagttatcccaccatccactagatctcccagatCTTGTcaaaagccgtctggctcgcctccgacgaattggtgcatccaaaatttGATAGAGGTAaatacagatccttctctgttcagtaatactatctgtacatatcctgtacatttggtggaaagactcctgtaagtttattagagctgccagagcagcttgaaggtccgacgcgacatgtttgtttattttcctgtactggcgcatgtacagtagtgttcaatataatagcagtccaatgtgactaaccagattaatccaggtttttatttatttaaagataattttttgggtatttttcatgctttttattgaaagtgacagatagaaagggggtgacagaggggagaatatgcggcaaagggagctcaggccggatttgaacccggctctgctgcagcaaggactcagccttaatggtaagcgctctaccagtgtgagccacccgGACGCCcctaatccaggtttttagtatattttttattgctacatggcaaacaaggtaccagtaggtgcagtagattctcagaaaacatacaagacccagcattcgtgatgtgcacgctcttaaggctgtgcaattaggcaattagttgaaaggggtgtgtgtatactaaaaacctggattaatctggttagtcacattggactgctattattttgaacactgcTGTATGTGATGTAAACGCATACGCGacatgagcagatctgagcagagttttgcgtctttgcagtgtagacggacacgctacggcggagcggattacagttttaaactctggagggtggtttcacatttttgcgattttaagccccaaaaacgccctCATCGTCTATATGAAAGGCACTTCCTATAAagtattttgtcgtttttacccgcaagcgtcctcgtgtaaatggGGCctaagttagcatgttagcgccctggggtctaacctctcaaactcaatgaggattttgaatgggtttttggttagatgcctgaaataaggcttgtggttaacacaagcttaagagatgtttgcGTTTTTGTTCTTATCTTAAAATAACCCCTCTTGTGAATTTTGGCATGTCCTTAAAAAgacggttgctaacaagtggctaaatgagactacagtggttgtcgggatattaaacgtcatcacaccGGACACGGATGTCAATggattcgctagcttgtcaaaacccaTGGTTAGCTTGATGGAGATCGTCTTATGGATAACGGCTGTTACATTTAAGTCATGTCACTGTGGCGTAGTTCACtctagcataacgttagctgcATTACCGATTCTAACATCATAAAAGTAGTGTTAATtggtgaagattatcctgctgaacaaaacgtgtaAGTATCAGAAACATGTGCTtgccacagagtttattttctgcaatgatccaaaatccaatgcaaaaatcccataggcgaattctcagtagaccccatggagatgctacttctaggttggcctacaaaaatacaccattttgtttgttttctataCATTGTGCACTTAACTTCCATAACTTAATTTACGTGACCAACATCTCTAAAActgtgaacatagtggagcatcaTACATTTGGGGCTACTCAGTATGTTAAAAAGTGACGCTAAAGGGTCCTGATATGTGATGTGTGTTGGGAAATGAGAACGGGCTGAGATGTCACATATGAGCGCCCACATGTCTTTCTCAGGAGATTATGCACTTTTGGCAATGCAGTGTACTTGCAATACTGAGTATGAAATGCAGTTTCTTAACTTCTAAATGTTCTCATTTGGACAGGCTACTGATACAGATGACCCTGAtacagaaaacagccaaatagtGTTTGCAATCTTACCAAGCCAGTTCAGTGATAACTTCACCATCGACCCTAACACCGGTGTGTTAACGAACAGAGGAGAGCTTGATCGTGAGGCTCTGGACCCAAAGCTGGATGGGAAGATTGTGCTCAATGTAACCGCTACTGACAAGGGTCATCCCCCCTTGTCCACCATGGTCACAGTTACCATTAATGTCGATGTAAGTCTTCAGCAGTTTGTGGTAATGTATTGGGGCTGTGCTCCTACTGAAGCTGAAACTCCTGGTGAGAATAATAACTGTCAATGTTTTCTTTTGATGCATCCCAGGATATCAACGACAACAAACCACATTTTGAAGCCTCCTCTTACAAATTCTCAGtcaaagaaggagaaaaaggtCAGGATTTAACTTCGCAAGGCAAAGTGTTCATAACTGCTTGGCTCGATTTTAATTATATGTTTCCATCCAATCAGGTGCCTTCGTGGGTTCCGTTGTGGCTGAAGATTTTGACCAAACGACAGAATTTAACCGCCTTACTTTCAGCGTTGAAGGAGGCTTTGGCAGCTTCGGGATTCGCACCTTTGCAGCAGACAGGGGTTACAGTGGAAACATCAGCGTGGACCGTGACATTGAGCTGGACTATGAACGTGCACCCAAGCAATTCAAACTGCAGGTAGAGGTAGCAGATACGGACGATTTTACAGCTCAAGTGACGGTGGATGTGGAGGTGTTGGACGTAAATGATGAGAGGCCAGAGTTCAAACCAATTGCCCCTGTGAAAGTAAAAGAGAACACCACCATCAGCTGGCCTGTTGGGAACTTTACAGCACACGACCTAGATGGAAACCACTCACTGGTCTACGAGCTAGAATCCATGAAGTGCAGATGCAACAGCTCGCTGACACCCTGCAGCTGGTTTACCCTGGAGCCGACTGGGGAAGTCAGACTCAACCCGGAGGAGACAGTGGATTACGAAAAATGTGACCAGGTGGTGATTGAAGCTCAGGTGGTGGATGAATACACAGAGAAGGGAGAGAACAACAGTGTCACACCAGGTCAGTACTGGGTTTTTGTACAGATAACACAAGAACAAAGCATCAAGTAAAAGCCTGAAATCATATGTCAAATATGCACACATCTCATGTcactttacatttttctttaggACAAATGGTGATCAACATTGAGGACATAAATGACAACGCTCCACAATTCATTATCTCAGATGTTGTTTCTGGTGAGTGTAACTGTTTAAAACTGTAGTCCATGCTTTTCTACTGTATGAAAAATACTCATCTGAACATTTAAgtaatttcaataaataaactttccttttgaacaaatgtgaaaaaaaatgcaaaaaagtttATCCTTTTGGTCCTTTTTATGAAAGTGCTATCGAGTTCAAtgctgattttctttcttttgtttgcagTTGTGGTGTCAGAAAGTGCAAGTAAGGGGACATCAGTCGCAAGAGTCACCGTGAGTATGAAACTAAAATAGCTGACATGATTTCAGCTTGTTAAAAGGAAATGTGACATGATCTCAACATGCTCTTGCTTGTATCTCTTTCTACTTTCAGGCCACAGACCGTGACTCTGAACCAAATAGGCAGATTGAATTTAAAGTAACAAAGGTTGAATTTCAATATaccaacaatgaaataaaaaccatgAATATGCTGTTTGAGGCTCCCGTCAGCACGCAGCAAGGCGACACTTATGTTGGAATTATTCAGTAAGTACGTCCTTCATCAGCATCACAATGCCATTGCTCATTATATTCTCAATATGTGTTTGGATTTTCATACAAGCGTTGATGTTACTGCTGCATTCATTTTTGAATGGATTTCCTGGGTGCAGGTCCAGGGGCCAAAGGGTCAGAAGGGCCCCTGTACCAGAAGTGactgttaatattttttgttgaaaagtCAATCAAACAAGTACAAGAGGATGCAAAACATCCATGGACTGAAAACAAGTACAAAAAGCTACAAAACGACCACAGAGAGGCTCAAAACCCActaaaagagactcaaaacgagcccaacaacaaccacaaagaaacacaaaatgaccacaaagagactcaaaattaccacagAGAGGCTCAAAACCCCCTAAAAGAGACTTAAAGGTcctaaaacaactacaaagataaaCAAAATGGCAAGAAAGTGACTCAAAATAACTACATAAAAGGttcaaaatgatcacaaagacACTCATAAAGACGaca of Centropristis striata isolate RG_2023a ecotype Rhode Island chromosome 12, C.striata_1.0, whole genome shotgun sequence contains these proteins:
- the cdhr2 gene encoding cadherin-related family member 2 yields the protein MKGITHSMLLLCLLLGLTSANTSPTIQQSVYQVCEDIPKDTYAFTINATDKENDPLTYSITDVNSPFQVETNTGNISVIRPLDRETTNIIILHVTVSDGLNTIPGRLTIIILDANDNQPIFQNAPYDVQVLENTTVGTSLFKAQASDDDSGTAGAVQYSIQEVTPSNGFDRFSIVSNTGEVKLNGTLNFTQSTFYRLKIIASDGGGHCHFDEPKFYSSTAFSFVTVVDVPDLDPIFVGLPYVGRVQEMSPLGTSVFTVTAIDQDTDINDEIIFSIKNSSAEGLFEISPAEGIITVSSNIDREAIGNVVDLTVKATESKLNIHGIYASAEANVQIEIVDINDNPPEFYKCGDEEDELSCVRESHFTAEVLEHSLGSVFINMTVRDLDRFSKTKLTLEGADKDVFSVEPPFTTSDSIVQLMVKQPQELDFEITNQMVLQVIAVDEEDTTLRSTATVTINIKDDNDNSPVFAQDTYKLTVPEHSPVGTILDNITAEDPDTMDEGNITYKLLPDSIRLYFDVEKYTGSVYVKNETLLDREVRALYSATLEARDTDNKPGNTVLEITLTDINDQPPVINRESYQEFVKEGEELKLKIQATDTDDPDTENSQIVFAILPSQFSDNFTIDPNTGVLTNRGELDREALDPKLDGKIVLNVTATDKGHPPLSTMVTVTINVDDINDNKPHFEASSYKFSVKEGEKGAFVGSVVAEDFDQTTEFNRLTFSVEGGFGSFGIRTFAADRGYSGNISVDRDIELDYERAPKQFKLQVEVADTDDFTAQVTVDVEVLDVNDERPEFKPIAPVKVKENTTISWPVGNFTAHDLDGNHSLVYELESMKCRCNSSLTPCSWFTLEPTGEVRLNPEETVDYEKCDQVVIEAQVVDEYTEKGENNSVTPGQMVINIEDINDNAPQFIISDVVSVVVSESASKGTSVARVTATDRDSEPNRQIEFKVTKVEFQYTNNEIKTMNMLFEAPVSTQQGDTYVGIIQTTGGLDMSEKGKYLVTVNAIDSGGLYTSTVMEIFKIDVSYKVELAFRDSRDEVEKKINEIQGALQFATKANVNIGEIMSKEPETTRAVVKTIVEAYFVYNNGTAMTPVEVELVISDPENRGPLIALGLADIGAVEVIEPKNDPWTFALLGMLAGLLIVLAVLTTSLMCTRRNYRRKLKAAKAMNSASMVTSDNQKSGPVVPGTNKYTMEGANPVLNLNIDTTMVLDMDDESSDVDKVSLNSLDYSEDMSVSVKENPMHMIQEEEEDDDSGPPKYIEPLGAALAQRGQKKNSGNPRAGYDNPAFSTTDL